One segment of Acropora muricata isolate sample 2 chromosome 8, ASM3666990v1, whole genome shotgun sequence DNA contains the following:
- the LOC136926417 gene encoding dnaJ homolog subfamily B member 13-like — MGQDYYAVLGLTKSANDADIKKAYRKLSLKFHPDKNQEPGADLRFKQVAEAYDILSDPKKRAIYDQFGEEGLKGGVPEKDGWTSGYTFHGDAARVFTEFFGGENPFAELFDSHDPEVGFGGIHGRGRRKQDPPIERELYLTLEEVFKGCVKKMKISRRVMNEDGHTSSIRDKILTINVKQGWRAGTKITFPKEGDQGPNNIPADIVFIVKDKPHPVFKRDNDNLIYTASVPLGKALTGCVVDVPTLDGRLISIPINDIVKPGYQKIVPSEGMPISKDPNTKGNLIIQFNIEFPSQLNPEQKRLLKEALLYPAL; from the exons ATGGGACAAGATTATTACGCAGTTTTGGGCCTCACGAAAAGTGCCAATGATGCAGATATCAAAAAAGC TTATCGTAAGTTGTCCTTGAAATTTCACCCTGACAAAAACCAAGAACCGGGAGCAGATTTGAGATTCAAACAAGTCGCAGAAGCATATGATATACTGAGTGATC CCAAGAAGAGAGCAATTTATGACCAATTTGGTGAAGAAGGACTGAAAGGAGGAGTTCCAGAAAAAG ATGGTTGGACATCTGGTTACACTTTTCATGGAGATGCTGCCAGAGTGTTTACAGAGTTTTTTGGTGGAGAAAATCCTTTTGCAG AGTTATTTGATTCACACGATCCAGAAGTTGGATTTGGTGGGATTCATGGACGGGGACGACGAAAGCAAGATCCCCCAATTGAACGAGAACTTTATCTAACCCTGGAGGAGGTGTTTAAAGGATGtgtgaagaaaatgaaaatttcaagaaGG GTCATGAATGAAGATGGGCACACATCAAGCATACGTGACAAGATTTTAACCATCAATGTCAAACAGGGATGGAGAGCTGGAACAAAAATTACTTTCCCAAAGGAGGGTGATCAGGGTCCCAATAATATCCCAG CCGACATTGTGTTTATCGTGAAAGACAAACCTCACCCAGTCTTCAAGCGAGACAATGACAACCTCATTTATACTGCTTCTGTTCCCCTAGGCAAG GCACTCACTGGTTGTGTTGTGGATGTTCCCACTCTGGATGGACGACTTATTAGCATTCCCATTAATGACATCGTCAA ACCTGGATATCAAAAGATAGTCCCCAGTGAGGGCATGCCCATCTCCAAAGACCCAAACACAAAAGGGAACTTGATTATTCAATTC